A stretch of the Aphis gossypii isolate Hap1 chromosome 2, ASM2018417v2, whole genome shotgun sequence genome encodes the following:
- the LOC114129193 gene encoding U1 small nuclear ribonucleoprotein C has protein sequence MPKYYCDYCDTYLTHDSPSVRKTHCQGRKHKDNVKFYYQKWMEEQAQNLIDATTAAYKAGKIGMKGVCIPPPNMGQAAPQMPMPPGSIMPPGQMPMGAPPMMSMPPMMRPPMGQMPMGAPPPMMPPMPPNMRPPMMTNPPPNVQAQQ, from the coding sequence ATGCCGAAATACTATTGTGATTATTGCGACACGTACCTGACGCACGATTCGCCGTCTGTGAGGAAGACCCACTGCCAGGGCCGCAAGCACAAGGATAACGTCAAGTTCTATTATCAAAAATGGATGGAGGAACAGGCACAGAACCTGATCGACGCCACGACAGCTGCGTACAAAGCTGGTAAGATCGGTATGAAGGGAGTGTGCATACCGCCACCGAACATGGGCCAAGCCGCTCCACAAATGCCCATGCCACCCGGTTCGATCATGCCGCCCGGACAGATGCCCATGGGCGCACCGCCAATGATGTCCATGCCGCCGATGATGCGACCACCCATGGGACAGATGCCGATGGGAGCGCCGCCGCCAATGATGCCCCCGATGCCACCAAATATGAGACCGCCAATGATGACCAATCCACCTCCTAATGTCCAAGCTCAACAATAG
- the LOC114129192 gene encoding stomatin-like protein 2, mitochondrial has translation MFVRKLNPIRFTTIAKQQRILSREPSVVSSIALARFKSSTPFNTGILFVPQQEAWIVERMGKFRRILEPGLNFLIPFLDRVGYVQSLKELAIDIPKQSAVTLDNVTLNIDGVLYLKVSDPYLASYGVEDPEFAITQLAQTTMRSELGKISLDKVFRERENLNYAIVESLNKASASWGLICFRYEIRDIKLPNRVQEAMQMQVEAERKKRAAILDSEGIREADINVAEGKRQSTILASEAEQQEQINKAQGEANALLAVAEAKAKGIRLIADALKQTDGYNAASLKVAESYVEAFGKLAKSTNTVIIPSNTSDVSSMVTQAMSIYKSLTNKSKQSRRSSEEDK, from the exons ATGTTCGTTCGCAAACTCAATCCGATACGATTCACCACCATTGCAAAG caACAAAGAATTTTATCGAGAGAACCGTCTGTTGTTTCATCAATTGCATTGGCGAGGTTTAAAAGTAGTACACCATTTAATACTGGAATCTTATTTGTTCCACAGCAAGAG GCATGGATTGTTGAACGTATGGGTAAATTTCGACGAATTTTAGAACCCGGCTTAAACTTTTTGATACCTTTCTTAGATCGTGTTGGTTATGTACAAAGTTTAAAAGAATTAGCCATTGATATTCCTAAACAAAGTGCAGTAACTTTAG ataatGTAACACTCAATATTGatggtgtattatatttaaaagtcagTGATCCTTACTTAGCAAGTTATGGAGTTGAAGATCCAGAGTTTGCAATTACTCAATTGGCTCAAACCACAATGAG ATCAGAATTAGGAAAAATATCTTTGGATAAAGTTTTTCGAGAacgagaaaatttaaattatgcaatTGTTGAAAGCCTTAATAAAGCAAGTGCATCATGGGGACTAATATGTTTCCGTTATGAAATTC gtgATATAAAACTTCCTAATAGAGTACAAGAAGCTATGCAAATGCAAGTGGAAGctgaaagaaaaaaacgtGCAGCTATTCTAGATTCTGAAGGTATTCGTGAAGCTGACATAAATGTAGCTGAAGGAAAAAGGCAATCAACAATTCTAGCTTCAg agGCTGAACAACAAGAGCAAATTAACAAAGCACAAGGAGAAGCCAATGCTTTATTAGCAGTTGCTGAAGCCAAAGCTAAAGGAATACGATTGATAGCTGATGCTCTTAAACAAAca gaTGGCTATAATGCTGCATCTCTTAAAGTAGCTGAATCATACGTAGAGGCTTTTGGAAAATTAGCTAAATCTACTAATACAGTTATTATCCCTAGCAATACTTCAGATGTCTCATCAATGGTTACACAG gccATGTCCATTTACAAATCGCTAACAAATAAATCTAAGCAGTCAAGAAGATCAAGCGAGGAAGACAAATAA
- the LOC126550431 gene encoding uncharacterized protein LOC126550431, translated as MEPSTMATFNEHTAAIGLKVLKQFGFYQMFESNTKKIFGWNVYQFSYIILLMINQCLIVFGNSGFLFELDDTINNINLLLIIFSNSFNYLTVYKVIILILNKSKIQQVLDVTDLKFLKSKQCRDNIKIFYKHRNKILKLSKLYFNFTVLVIIQWVFYPIIINTFILNKTDNRRLENIINRRYPVAVNTYNQYYAFYYISETILAVISLYLVSIIDILLLPIGWAIIVQYKILAISFKNIGHNVNLQNGETTFLSFDHFLKKYML; from the coding sequence ATGGAACCGAGTACGATGGCCACATTTAATGAGCATACAGCCGCCATTggtttaaaagttttgaagCAATTCggtttttatcaaatgtttgAATCAaacaccaaaaaaatatttggttggAATGTCTACCagttttcttatataatattactcatgATAAACCAgtgtttaattgttttcgGGAATAGtggatttttgtttgaattggATGACACTATTAACAACATTAATTTACTTCTGATCATATTCTCTAACTCATTTAATTATCTTACTGTTTATAAAGTGATCATACTTATActtaacaaatcaaaaatcCAACAGGTTTTGGACGttacagatttaaaatttttgaagagCAAACAGTGTcgtgataacattaaaatattctacaagCACcgtaacaaaattttaaaactgtcaaaattgtatttcaatttCACCGTTTTGGTGATCATACAATGGGTTTtttatccaataataataaacacattcaTATTGAATAAAACTGACAATCGGCGTTTAGAGAACATAATAAACAGACGATATCCTGTAGCAGTCAACACTTACAATCAGTATTATGCATTCTATTATATAAGCGAAACGATATTGGcagtaatatcattatacttaGTATCCATCATcgatatacttttattacctattggtTGGGCGATAATCgttcaatacaaaatattggcAATATCGTTTAAGAACATCGGACATAATGTAAATCTTCAAAATGGTGAGACTACATTTTTGAGTTTtgaccattttttaaaaaagtatatgttGTGA